From the genome of Callithrix jacchus isolate 240 chromosome 7, calJac240_pri, whole genome shotgun sequence, one region includes:
- the DMRTA2 gene encoding doublesex- and mab-3-related transcription factor A2 — translation MELRSELPSVPGAATAAAATATGPPVASVASVAAAAAAAASLPVSVAGGLLRGPPLLLRAAEKYPRTPKCARCRNHGVVSALKGHKRYCRWKDCLCAKCTLIAERQRVMAAQVALRRQQAQEENEARELQLLYGTAEGLALAAANGIIPPRPAYEVFGSVCTADGGGPGAGAPAGTGGGAAGAGGAEAKLQKFDLFPKTLLQAGRPGSPQPPPVKPLSPDGADSGPGTSSPEVRPGSGSENGDGESFSGSPLARASKEAGGSCPGSAGPGGGEDDSPGSASPLGSESGSEADKEEGEAAPAPGLGGGPGPRQRTPLDILTRVFPGHRRGVLELVLQGCGGDVVQAIEQVLNHHRGGLAAGLGPAAPPDKVAVGAAAAADDAWPGRVDASAAGGPGLPAPLQAGPAAPPHHRPLLASAMAPGALGSLSSRSAFSPLQPNASHFGADAGAYPLGAPLGLSPLRLAYSAAAAHSRGLAFMAPYSTAGLVPTLGFRPPMDYAFSDLMRDRSAAAAAAVHKEPTYGGGLYGPMVNGAPEKQ, via the exons ATGGAGCTGCGCTCGGAGCTGCCCAGCGTGCCCGGCGCGGCGACGGCGGCAGCGGCTACAGCGACGGGGCCGCCTGTGGCGTCGGTGGCGTCGGTGGCGGCGGCCGCGGCGGCCGCCGCATCACTACCGGTGAGCGTGGCAGGCGGCTTGCTGCGGGGGCCGCCGCTGTTGCTGCGGGCAGCCGAGAAGTACCCGCGGACCCCCAAGTGCGCACGCTGCCGCAATCATGGCGTGGTGTCTGCACTCAAGGGCCACAAACGCTACTGTCGCTGGAAGGACTGCCTGTGCGCCAAGTGCACGCTCATCGCGGAGCGCCAGCGTGTCATGGCGGCGCAGGTGGCGCTGCGCAGGCAGCAGGCGCAGGAAGAGAACGAGGCGCGCGAGCTGCAGCTGCTCTACGGCACTGCCGAGGGGCTGGCGCTGGCCGCCGCCAACGGCATCATCCCCCCGAGGCCCGCCTACGAGGTCTTCGGTTCAGTGTGCACCGCCGACGGCGGGGGACCTGGAGCGGGAGCGCCCGCGGGGACTGGAGGCGGAGCCGCGGGCGCAGGGGGCGCAG AGGCCAAGTTGCAGAAGTTTGACCTGTTTCCTAAAACGCTGCTTCAGGCAGGCCGCCCAGGCAGCCCGCAGCCACCGCCGGTGAAGCCCTTATCACCCGATGGCGCAGACTCGGGGCCCGGAACGTCGTCCCCGGAGGTGCGGCCCGGCTCAGGCTCGGAGAACGGCGACGGCGAATCCTTTTCTGGTTCGCCCCTAGCTCGGGCCTCCAAAGAGGCAGGTGGCAGCTGCCCAGGCAGTGCTGGCCCTGGCGGCGGCGAGGACGACAGCCCGGGCTCCGCTAGCCCTCTGGGCTCTGAATCAGGTTCAGAGGCCGACAAAGAAGAGGGTGAGGCCGCGCCGGCGCCCGGGCTGGGCGGAGGCCCGGGTCCACGGCAGCGGACGCCGCTGGACATCTTGACCCGCGTCTTCCCAGGCCACCGGCGAGGCGTCCTGGAGCTGGTGTTGCAGGGCTGCGGCGGCGACGTGGTGCAGGCCATAGAGCAGGTGCTGAACCACCACCGCGGGGGCCTGGCGGCCGGCCTGGGCCCTGCGGCGCCCCCAGATAAGGTCGCTGTGGGTGCCGCAGCAGCTGCAGACGACGCGTGGCCGGGCCGTGTCGACGCCTCCGCCGCCGGAGGGCCCGGGCTGCCTGCGCCGCTGCAGGCCGGGCCCGCCGCACCGCCGCACCACAGACCCTTGCTGGCGAGCGCCATGGCGCCTGGGGCGCTGGGCTCCTTGAGCAGCCGTTCCGCCTTCTCGCCGCTGCAGCCGAACGCCAGTCACTTCGGTGCGGACGCGGGCGCCTACCCGCTGGGCGCGCCGCTCGGCCTCAGCCCGCTGCGCCTGGCCTactcggcggcggcggcgcacAGCCGCGGTCTGGCCTTCATGGCGCCCTACTCTACCGCCGGCCTGGTGCCCACGCTCGGCTTCCGCCCGCCCATGGACTACGCCTTCAGCGATCTCATGCGCGACCGCTCCGCCGCCGCTGCGGCAGCTGTGCACAAGGAGCCGACCTACGGCGGCGGCCTGTACGGGCCTATGGTCAACGGTGCTCCGGAGAAGCAGTAG